The nucleotide sequence AACATCTATAGCACCTTCTATTGGAATAAAATATTCATTAGATCTTACTCTAAATGATAAGGTACCTTCCACTTGCTTCTCCACATATTTTAGTGTAGAAACATTTCCCATTTTCTGAATTACTGCATTGAATGTATCTGAACTATTTTCGTTGTTTAGTATATCTAAAGCTATTTGATCTTTGAAAGAGATATTCTTATCTTTCCTAATATTTCTGATTCCGGCTATAACTTCTGAAGCAACAGCAAATTCATTTATGATATTCTGATCAACTTCTGCAGCTTCTGGCCACTTAGATATTATTAAAGCTTCTTCTTTGCTTCTATTATTTAGATGCTGCCAGATCTCTTCAGAAATAAAGGGAACAAAAGGATGAAGAACTTTTAAATTATCTTCTAAAATAGTAATAACCTCGTCATAAGTTTTCTTGTCTATAGCCTCCCCAAATGTTGGCTTCACCATTTCTAGTAACCAAGAACAGTAATCATCCCAGATTAACTTATAGGTAGCCATAAGAGCATCACTAATTCTATATTTAGAATAATGATCTTCAATTTCTGAAAGTACTTTTGCAAACTTAGATCTATACCAGCTTACAGCTACTTTAGAAGCTTCATTTTGCTCTTTCTCAGCATCTATTTCCCAACTATTGATTAATTTATAAGAGTTCCATATTTTATTTACAAACCCACTTCCCTGCTTACATAGATCCTCATCGAACATAAGGTCATTTCCAGCAGGAGAACTTAATAACATCCCAACTCTTACACCATCTGCACCATATTGGCCAATTAGATCTAGTGGATCTGGTGAGTTTCCTAGAGATTTAGACATCTTACGCCTTTGCTTATCTCTTACAATACCGGTTAGATACACATTCGTAAAAGGTTTCTCCCCTCTATACTCATAACCGGCAATGATCATTCTTGCCACCCAGAAAAATAAGATTTCTGGTGCAGTAACAAGATCGTTGGTTGGATAATAGTAATTGATCTCTTTATTATCTGGCTCTAGTATACCGTTAAAAACGCTCATTGGCCATAACCATGAAGAAAACCAAGTATCTAAAGCATCCTCATCCTGCTTAAGATCTGAGATCTTCAATTCAGAATTTCCAGTTTTCTCTATAGCTTTTTCTAAAGCGCCTTGTATAGTTTCTGCAACTACAAAATCTTCTTTTCCATCTCCATAGAAAAATGCAGGAATTTGCTGTCCCCACCATAATTGACGAGAGATATTCCAATCTCGCACATTCTCCATCCAATGTCTATAAGTATTTATAAACTTCTCCGGCACAAGATTCACTTCTTTTTCCAGCACTGCATCTAATGCAGGTTGTGCTAAGTCTTTCATCTTTAAGAACCATTGATCACTTAATTTTGGTTCTATAACCGCACCAGTTCTTTCACTGGTACCCACTTTATTAATATGAGTTTCGGTCTTCACCAAAACACCTAAGTTTTCTAATTCTTTTACAATAGCTTTTCTAGCATCAAACCTATCCATGCCTTGATAATGCATAGCGTTGGAATTTAGAGTAGCATCATCATTTAGGATATCTATCACCTCAAGATTATGTTTTTCTCCCAACACCTTATCATTCATATCGTGTGCCGGAGTAACCTTTAAGCAACCAGTTCCAAACTCTATATCTACATATTCATCTTCAATAATAGGAATTATTCTATTTACCAATGGCACGATAGCTTTCTTCCCTCTTAGATGTGCAAAACGCACATCATTAGGATTGATACAGATAGCAGAATCACCTAAAATAGTTTCTGGTCTTGTGGTAGCTATAGTAACTAGTTCATCGCTACCTTCTACCCTATATTGCAGATAATATAAATTTCCTTGTTTCTCCTGATAGATCACCTCTTCATCAGAAAGGGTAGTTTTAGCTTCTGGATCCCAGTTAACCATACGATACCCTCTATAGATCATACCCTTTTCATAAAGATCTACAAAGACTTTTATTACAGAGGCAGACATATTCTCATCCATCGTAAATTTGGTACGCTCCCAATCACAAGAAGCTCCTAATTTCTTTAGCTGTTCTAAAATTATACCTCCATGCTTATGCGTCCAATCCCAAGCATGCGTTAAGAACTCTTCTCTATTAAGATCATTCTTGTCTATTCCCTC is from Gillisia sp. Hel1_33_143 and encodes:
- a CDS encoding valine--tRNA ligase, translating into MAISQKYDAKQVEDKWYKYWMDNGYFHSEVDERTPYTIVIPPPNVTGVLHMGHMLNNTLQDVLIRRARLKGFNACWVPGTDHASIATEAKVVAKLKSEGIDKNDLNREEFLTHAWDWTHKHGGIILEQLKKLGASCDWERTKFTMDENMSASVIKVFVDLYEKGMIYRGYRMVNWDPEAKTTLSDEEVIYQEKQGNLYYLQYRVEGSDELVTIATTRPETILGDSAICINPNDVRFAHLRGKKAIVPLVNRIIPIIEDEYVDIEFGTGCLKVTPAHDMNDKVLGEKHNLEVIDILNDDATLNSNAMHYQGMDRFDARKAIVKELENLGVLVKTETHINKVGTSERTGAVIEPKLSDQWFLKMKDLAQPALDAVLEKEVNLVPEKFINTYRHWMENVRDWNISRQLWWGQQIPAFFYGDGKEDFVVAETIQGALEKAIEKTGNSELKISDLKQDEDALDTWFSSWLWPMSVFNGILEPDNKEINYYYPTNDLVTAPEILFFWVARMIIAGYEYRGEKPFTNVYLTGIVRDKQRRKMSKSLGNSPDPLDLIGQYGADGVRVGMLLSSPAGNDLMFDEDLCKQGSGFVNKIWNSYKLINSWEIDAEKEQNEASKVAVSWYRSKFAKVLSEIEDHYSKYRISDALMATYKLIWDDYCSWLLEMVKPTFGEAIDKKTYDEVITILEDNLKVLHPFVPFISEEIWQHLNNRSKEEALIISKWPEAAEVDQNIINEFAVASEVIAGIRNIRKDKNISFKDQIALDILNNENSSDTFNAVIQKMGNVSTLKYVEKQVEGTLSFRVRSNEYFIPIEGAIDVNAEIKKLEEELKYTQGFLKSVEKKLSNERFVSNAPDSVVAVEKAKQADAQAKIETIKASLRALK